Proteins found in one Quercus robur chromosome 2, dhQueRobu3.1, whole genome shotgun sequence genomic segment:
- the LOC126713109 gene encoding uncharacterized protein LOC126713109 encodes MAPSPQKKKSTAKKADKRLKMDPRLFRSVHHFERYKDNFLNAGIIQERFVDLDDLRQTFIPSCFEGRGWDKLLSDFPLVCEPLIREFYSNAVIKENELNCWVRGKEFILDAHVIDDVLGLEGLDDEEFVNFKDRSVSIETVQQRIGGQREGKCLNTTAFPVDMRVLTIIMMFNLYPIRKLTTINCARAIFLMDLKEKNFIDISSHIFDIIVDETRTTSRPKLIFPSLLMRIFRRKGVQIPQDISHMSTPSAINKLTCKRISVRLPGEEDEGDEGEEVPMETDAETAGHASTSTPRRSGKRSRASTSADAPPDAFQIILERLDGIRAVQTEHSDRMRAMQDQIDVLAATLDSFTTQHDQ; translated from the coding sequence atggccccttcaccccagaagaagaaatctactgcgaagaaagctgacaaaagacttaagatggatcctagattgtttaggtcagttcatcattttgagagatacaaggataacttcttgaatgcaggaatcattcaagagagatttgtggatttggatgatttaaggcaaacttttattcccagttgttttgaaggaagaggatgggacaaacttttaagtgattttcctttggtgtgtgaacctctgattagagaattttattcaaatgctgtgataaaggagaatgagttaaattgctgggttcgagggaaagaattcatcttggatgcacatgtcatagatgatgtactagggcttgagggtttggatgatgaggagtttgtcaatttcaaggataggagtgtctctattgaaacagttcaacagagaataggtgggcagagagaagggaagtgtttgaataccactgcctttccagtggacatgagggttctaaccataatcatgatgtttaacctttatcctattaggaagttgaccacaatcaattgtgctagagcaatttttctgatggatctcaaagagaagaacttcatagatataagttcccacatctttgacatcattgtggatgagacaagaacaacatctagaccaaaactgatctttcctagtctcctaatgaggatttttcgaaggaagggtgttcaaattcctcaagacatcagtcacatgtctacaccctctgcaatcaacaaacttacctgcaaaaggatcagtgttaggcttccaggagaagaagatgaaggtgatgaaggagaggaagtcccaatggagactgatgcagagacagcagggcatgcatccacctcaacaccaaggaggagtggcaagaggtccagagcttcaacttctgcagatgcacctccagatgctttccagatcattctggaaaggcttgatgggatcagggcagtccagactgagcattctgacagaatgagagccatgcaagaccagattgatgtcttggctgctacacttgacagcttcacaactcagcatgaccagtga